CTTCCTCTTTGATCTCATCTCTAGGTACAATATCAACCAAGAAATCAAAAATGTCAGTTCTGGTAATAGCAGCAGCAATGTCATTCTTCTGTAAAGTCCTTCTCTTGTTTTCCTCAGCATGAAGCCAAGAACGAATTGTCAGTTCTAAAATGAAAAGCTCACATGCTTTAGCAAACAAAATAGGTGCTTCAGCAGAGATCATGCGCACATCTTCATCAGCtttcatgattttcttaattCTTGCTAGAGGGAGTTGATGGTTCTTGAAATCATTAACTTGTTCAATTTCTTGACGCTGGTAAGACCAAAACATTTgaagttgctgctgctgttgttggaGGAGGTGGTGGAATGGGGCTGAGGATGGTGCCCctggtggtggtgggggtgggggtggggtggtggtggtgttggaGTGTGGCGGGTATGCGGTGGATTGAGGCTGGTGATTGGTGTTGGTGTTGTCCATTGTTTTGTTGATCGGAGACAagtagttttgttttgttttgttttcgaGGGTTGGAGATGAAATGAATGGGGGAGATGATGAGATAAGGTGAAAGGGTTCAGTGTTTTGGGGCCGTGTGATTTGCTGATTTTTAGTGACTTTTTCCTATGTTCTTGTTTGGATtcccttctttttatttatcacaTAGATTATACCAATCAAATCCGGTCTAGTACAGCCGgtctatttataatttttccacgtgattcatttatttatttttatttttaattaaatataaaaggtttttttttgttttattaaatagttaaatacctttatcaaaatcttaaatttattaatttttaaaatttatcctcgttttctcttgatttcttcttaaattcttttgtgaaactgatttatcattttaatttagcttttcaattcaatttttttataaattcaatcttcattctttttattattatttttttattactatttaaaaattaataattttttatttaatacttactaatttattttattaatcaaatttaatttgattaattctaCCATCTATTTAATACCAACCCAACCTAAATCAAATAACCAAATCACAAAAACAACGTAACATGTGAAATTAtactgattttaataaaaacaatggcCAACGGGATTTATGGATGGTACCAGCATTGACTATAgctatatttcattttattttttttatcataaagtaTGAGGATCGCTTATGTGATCATTCTCTTTACAATCTCTTTACAATTACGAACACAATAACAAAGTCAAACTAAGCAAGTGACGATGCAATCAAGTTAGGTTAATTTTCGGTTTACGTGCATGAAAGATATGTTTATAAATGTGactgtagttgttttttaaagtattttttatattaaaatatattaaaataatatattttttattttttaaaaaattatttttaaaattatcatattaaaatgatttaaaatataaaaaaaatttaattttttaaaaaacataaatatagcCGGCTTTGTAAACATTTCCAAATAATCATGTTACTCTGACACAATGCAGGCAGAATTACTTAGCTATCAGGtaggtttaatttttattttttttcacgtgTACAAAGGGAATGACCATTCTAGCC
The genomic region above belongs to Populus alba chromosome 12, ASM523922v2, whole genome shotgun sequence and contains:
- the LOC118044679 gene encoding nuclear transcription factor Y subunit C-1 isoform X1, which encodes MDNTNTNHQPQSTAYPPHSNTTTTPPPPPPPPGAPSSAPFHHLLQQQQQQLQMFWSYQRQEIEQVNDFKNHQLPLARIKKIMKADEDVRMISAEAPILFAKACELFILELTIRSWLHAEENKRRTLQKNDIAAAITRTDIFDFLVDIVPRDEIKEEAAGLGGIVGATASGVPYYYPPMGQPAAAAGGMMIGRPAVDPATGVYVQPPSQAWQSVWQTAAAEDGSYGSGGQGNLDGQGCAVWDHAISLPGCN
- the LOC118044679 gene encoding nuclear transcription factor Y subunit C-1 isoform X2, with the protein product MDNTNTNHQPQSTAYPPHSNTTTTPPPPPPPPGAPSSAPFHHLLQQQQQQLQMFWSYQRQEIEQVNDFKNHQLPLARIKKIMKADEDVRMISAEAPILFAKACELFILELTIRSWLHAEENKRRTLQKNDIAAAITRTDIFDFLVDIVPRDEIKEEAAGLGGIVGATASGVPYYYPPMGQPAAAAGGMMIGRPAVDPATGVYVQPPSQAWQSVWQTAAAEDGSYGSGGQGNLDGQG